One region of Alcanivorax sediminis genomic DNA includes:
- a CDS encoding DUF4113 domain-containing protein produces MIDSINRAQGKGSVFLASQEISAPWYMRQQFRSPESTTQWA; encoded by the coding sequence GTGATAGACAGTATCAACCGTGCTCAGGGTAAAGGTAGCGTATTCCTCGCCTCCCAAGAGATCTCAGCTCCGTGGTACATGAGGCAACAGTTCAGGTCACCGGAGTCCACAACGCAATGGGCATAG
- a CDS encoding recombination directionality factor, with protein sequence MIKGLAITPPVIGRISIGRVVEKNGKRLPEKDDQFTITTQIQTKEGWLPHPLDEALRQDTKGNKLRSIPITVPFNDPDLNLRAEYTFFDRKSGRPLCAGNGETCRRHTENGLESLPCPSPDLCDYGSHGLCKPYGRLYVRIGNDDELGCFVFRTTGYNSIRTLAARLRYFHAISGGNLATLPLELKLRGKSTAQSHRAPIYYVDLTLRAEKSMMEAVTHAKEEGKARKDAGINQTELDRVAQAGLMNAWFEYGEDEGLQVVEEFSSDKRDPPSSKTVDPTNLRAKLANQ encoded by the coding sequence ATGATCAAAGGACTCGCCATTACCCCACCCGTGATCGGTCGCATCAGCATCGGTCGCGTGGTGGAGAAGAACGGCAAGCGTCTGCCCGAGAAAGACGATCAGTTCACCATCACCACCCAGATCCAGACCAAGGAAGGCTGGCTGCCCCACCCGCTGGATGAGGCCCTGCGCCAGGACACCAAGGGCAACAAACTCCGCAGCATCCCGATCACCGTGCCCTTCAATGACCCTGATCTGAACTTGCGAGCGGAGTACACCTTCTTTGACCGCAAGAGCGGCAGGCCGCTGTGTGCAGGCAATGGGGAGACATGCCGGCGGCATACCGAGAATGGACTGGAATCACTGCCCTGCCCCTCACCGGATCTGTGCGACTACGGCAGCCACGGGCTGTGCAAGCCCTATGGCCGTCTCTATGTCCGCATCGGGAATGACGATGAGCTGGGCTGTTTCGTGTTCCGGACCACCGGCTACAACAGCATCCGCACCCTGGCAGCCCGGCTACGCTACTTCCATGCCATCAGTGGCGGCAACCTGGCTACCCTGCCACTGGAGCTCAAGCTGCGCGGCAAGAGCACCGCCCAGAGCCACCGGGCACCGATCTACTACGTGGACCTAACCTTACGGGCAGAGAAATCCATGATGGAGGCCGTCACCCATGCCAAGGAAGAGGGGAAGGCTCGCAAGGATGCGGGGATCAATCAAACCGAGCTGGACAGAGTCGCTCAGGCTGGGCTGATGAATGCTTGGTTCGAGTATGGGGAGGATGAGGGTCTTCAAGTAGTCGAGGAATTCAGCTCAGACAAAAGAGATCCCCCCTCTTCTAAAACTGTAGACCCTACCAACCTTAGAGCCAAATTAGCCAATCAATAA
- a CDS encoding DinB/UmuC family translesion DNA polymerase — translation MYTSPFEPNFHSASDRVQLPYPTDDTREIVKLARATAARLYQPGHAFLKAGVGLVNICDRIHH, via the coding sequence CTGTACACCTCGCCATTTGAGCCGAACTTTCACTCAGCCAGCGACCGGGTCCAGCTTCCCTACCCTACCGACGATACACGGGAGATTGTGAAATTGGCCAGAGCGACAGCCGCTCGACTCTATCAACCGGGCCATGCCTTCCTAAAAGCCGGAGTCGGGCTCGTGAACATCTGCGACCGCATTCATCATTAG
- a CDS encoding DUF932 domain-containing protein codes for MAHLVENMAYVGRTPWHGLGNQLASQQPLEVWMREAGMDWEIRETPVRFISSEAGALGQISSFPDQKVLFRSDNQEPLSVVSNRFKVVQPREVLEFYRDLTEQSGFELETAGVLKGGRKLWALARTGQSGTLAGNDQTNGYVLLATACDGTLATTAQFTSIRVVCNNTLAVALNGNTHAVKVRHNTTFDPQSVKKQLGISVSAWDDFMYRLKALSERRITRKTAKKVMQTIFTDTGYQPPGMPVKANEQAMKKAMALYEGAGRGSDLTSAKNTAYGLLNAVTEFVDHERRARSTDNRLDSAWFGKGAQIKQRALEQTSLLVA; via the coding sequence ATGGCACATCTTGTCGAAAACATGGCCTATGTAGGCCGTACCCCCTGGCACGGGCTGGGCAACCAGCTGGCCAGCCAACAGCCGCTGGAAGTCTGGATGCGCGAAGCGGGCATGGATTGGGAGATCCGTGAGACCCCGGTGCGCTTTATCAGCAGCGAAGCCGGCGCGCTCGGCCAGATCTCATCGTTCCCGGATCAGAAGGTGCTGTTCCGTTCTGACAATCAAGAGCCCCTGTCGGTAGTGAGCAACCGCTTTAAGGTGGTTCAGCCCCGTGAGGTGCTGGAGTTCTACCGGGATCTCACCGAGCAATCCGGCTTCGAGCTGGAGACCGCTGGCGTATTGAAAGGGGGCCGCAAGCTTTGGGCGCTTGCGCGTACCGGGCAGTCCGGCACGTTGGCTGGGAATGACCAAACCAACGGCTATGTGCTGCTGGCCACGGCTTGTGACGGCACCCTGGCTACCACGGCGCAGTTCACCAGTATCCGGGTCGTCTGCAATAACACCCTTGCGGTGGCACTGAATGGCAATACCCATGCGGTGAAGGTACGCCACAACACCACCTTTGATCCGCAGTCGGTGAAGAAGCAGCTAGGCATCTCTGTCTCTGCCTGGGATGACTTCATGTATCGCCTGAAGGCCCTCAGCGAGCGCCGCATTACCCGCAAGACCGCCAAGAAGGTCATGCAGACCATCTTCACCGACACCGGCTATCAGCCACCGGGCATGCCGGTGAAGGCCAACGAACAGGCCATGAAGAAAGCCATGGCTCTGTATGAGGGTGCCGGTCGCGGGTCGGATCTGACGTCCGCCAAGAACACAGCCTACGGCCTGCTCAATGCGGTCACCGAGTTCGTGGACCATGAGCGACGAGCCCGCAGCACCGACAACCGGCTGGACTCGGCCTGGTTCGGCAAGGGTGCCCAGATCAAGCAACGTGCTCTGGAGCAAACTTCCCTGCTGGTCGCCTGA
- a CDS encoding DUF6694 family lipoprotein: MKGHLLILIALTALLTGCGEKFDASTDNLIRASYNGILKSLGGEEKEEFVRQYQLYTAPYELPIDPNDPGIDIAQNDIESLHGLSYGQVIDRVAKHEEFLETLQRDKDIQTLTELHKVFLDSRANIKQSMKELPVTLAPLGGDYMGVVAVKVELDNNASFAIEQFVLNVSITQRSTGEELFSDTKTADLSTDPLQPGYTYATSFGDQQIQEAFLNKNLSVQGYIYDVTTSDGRRVLSIMQDADYIQYASLQKTYPEEFMEIKEELGEPVI, from the coding sequence ATGAAAGGACACCTTCTGATACTCATTGCTCTCACCGCCCTGCTAACCGGTTGTGGAGAGAAATTCGACGCCTCCACGGACAACCTGATCCGGGCATCCTACAACGGCATCCTCAAATCACTGGGTGGCGAAGAGAAAGAAGAGTTCGTGCGCCAGTACCAGCTCTATACCGCCCCCTATGAGCTCCCGATTGACCCGAATGATCCCGGTATAGATATTGCCCAGAACGATATCGAGTCGCTTCACGGACTGTCCTACGGCCAGGTGATCGACCGCGTGGCTAAGCATGAGGAGTTCCTCGAGACACTCCAGCGCGACAAGGATATCCAGACACTCACGGAACTACACAAGGTCTTCCTGGATAGCCGGGCTAACATCAAGCAATCCATGAAAGAGCTGCCTGTCACCCTTGCACCTTTGGGAGGCGACTATATGGGCGTCGTGGCCGTTAAAGTGGAGCTGGACAACAATGCTAGCTTCGCCATTGAGCAATTCGTTCTCAACGTCAGCATTACCCAACGCAGCACAGGAGAAGAGCTCTTTTCTGACACCAAGACCGCCGACCTGAGCACTGATCCACTTCAACCAGGCTATACCTATGCTACGTCCTTCGGGGACCAGCAAATCCAGGAGGCCTTCCTGAACAAGAACCTGTCTGTCCAAGGGTACATCTACGATGTAACGACTTCAGATGGTCGTCGCGTACTCAGCATCATGCAGGATGCCGACTATATCCAGTATGCCTCGTTGCAAAAGACATACCCGGAGGAGTTCATGGAGATTAAGGAAGAGCTGGGCGAGCCGGTTATCTAG
- a CDS encoding YqaJ viral recombinase family nuclease, with protein sequence MAQPKSTTPTQRPALRLVSTKQMSREDWLKIRKQGIGASDAAAAVGISPYQSPLELWMIKTGRDGLLPAPDPDDIQSPLYWGTLLEPKVAEAYAKITGNKVRRVNSVLQHPDEDKPWMLANLDYAVVGNDDVQILECKTTGQYGAKLWADGVPEYIQCQVQHQLAVTGKQAADVAVLICGQELQIHRIERDEALIAHLYELEREFWQLVEADTPPDPDGSDSAGNALQALYPQDKGETVDLTDNPAMAGDFNELLDLRDTLGRLNDRESTLKQRIQQTMGLASKATFTEGSVTWKRSKDSTSLDTKALLQDQPDLLKQYPKHKAGSRRFLVRPNA encoded by the coding sequence ATGGCACAACCGAAAAGCACAACTCCTACCCAGCGCCCGGCACTGCGCCTTGTCTCTACCAAGCAGATGAGCCGGGAGGACTGGCTGAAGATCCGCAAGCAGGGCATTGGCGCCAGTGATGCGGCTGCCGCCGTCGGCATCAGCCCGTACCAGTCACCGCTGGAGCTGTGGATGATCAAGACCGGGCGCGATGGTCTGTTACCCGCGCCTGATCCCGATGACATCCAATCGCCGCTCTACTGGGGCACCCTGCTGGAGCCCAAGGTGGCCGAGGCTTACGCCAAGATCACCGGCAACAAGGTTCGGCGGGTGAATTCCGTTCTGCAGCACCCGGATGAAGACAAGCCCTGGATGCTCGCCAATCTGGATTACGCCGTGGTGGGTAACGATGACGTACAGATCCTCGAGTGCAAGACCACCGGCCAGTACGGCGCCAAGCTCTGGGCCGATGGGGTTCCCGAGTACATCCAATGCCAAGTGCAGCATCAGCTAGCGGTCACCGGAAAGCAGGCTGCCGATGTGGCCGTGTTGATCTGCGGACAGGAGTTGCAGATTCATCGCATCGAACGGGATGAGGCGTTGATCGCTCACCTGTACGAGCTGGAGCGGGAGTTCTGGCAGCTGGTGGAGGCGGATACGCCACCGGACCCGGATGGCTCCGACTCTGCCGGGAACGCCCTTCAAGCCCTCTACCCCCAAGACAAAGGGGAAACCGTGGATCTCACGGATAACCCGGCCATGGCAGGCGACTTCAATGAATTGCTGGATCTGCGGGACACCTTGGGCCGATTGAACGACCGGGAATCCACCCTCAAGCAACGCATCCAGCAGACCATGGGGTTGGCCAGCAAGGCCACCTTCACCGAGGGCTCTGTGACCTGGAAGCGCAGCAAGGACTCCACCAGCCTGGACACGAAAGCCCTGCTTCAGGATCAGCCTGACCTGCTCAAGCAGTACCCCAAGCACAAGGCCGGGAGCCGTCGCTTCCTGGTTCGCCCCAACGCCTAA
- a CDS encoding helix-turn-helix domain-containing protein: MDIQVAFGRAVKLRRTELDLSQEELADASTLARSFVSGVERGESNASTASVWKLAKALNCMPSDLWLAAERIYQAAR; the protein is encoded by the coding sequence GTGGATATTCAGGTGGCGTTTGGACGGGCGGTAAAACTTCGCCGTACAGAGTTAGATTTGAGTCAGGAAGAATTGGCCGATGCCTCTACATTGGCTCGTTCCTTCGTGTCTGGCGTAGAGCGCGGTGAATCAAATGCTTCCACAGCTTCTGTCTGGAAACTTGCCAAAGCCCTAAACTGCATGCCGTCGGACTTGTGGCTCGCTGCTGAGCGGATTTACCAAGCTGCTCGATAG
- the radC gene encoding RadC family protein: MDIPTFVKNEQGLYHVQGCVKPEEIVSTAATILLDELTDREALTAPTDVAQFLQLALAQEKNEVFSAIFLNNKHKVLSFETLFNGTIDSSAVYPRVVVQRALDCNAAAIIFAHNHPSGCSEPSTADRQITKRLKDALALIDVRVLDHFVVSRSSYVSLAERGWL; encoded by the coding sequence ATGGATATTCCCACTTTCGTAAAGAACGAGCAGGGCCTGTACCACGTACAGGGCTGCGTTAAACCCGAGGAGATCGTCAGTACGGCGGCCACCATCCTGCTGGATGAGCTTACCGACCGGGAGGCCCTGACCGCGCCTACCGATGTCGCCCAGTTCCTGCAACTGGCTCTGGCACAGGAGAAAAACGAAGTCTTCTCGGCCATCTTCCTCAACAACAAGCACAAGGTGCTCAGTTTCGAGACCTTGTTCAACGGCACCATTGATAGCTCCGCTGTTTACCCCCGCGTGGTAGTGCAACGCGCTCTGGACTGCAATGCCGCAGCCATCATCTTCGCCCATAACCACCCTTCCGGTTGCAGTGAGCCCTCCACTGCCGACCGGCAAATCACCAAACGCCTCAAGGACGCCCTCGCACTGATCGATGTGCGGGTGTTGGACCACTTTGTGGTGTCCCGTTCCAGCTACGTGAGCCTCGCCGAGCGCGGCTGGCTCTAA
- the dsr1 gene encoding anti-phage defense-associated sirtuin Dsr1 translates to MQFITSGPDIPDELLQAHEDGRVVFFCGAGISYPAGLPGFKGLVEEIYRLNGAVFSEIEEDAFEHGQFDATLDLLERRLPGQRLAVRSKLAEALKPKLRRKGATDTQAALLRLARSREGALRLVTTNFDRIFHVAAKRMGQAFQTYSAPMLPIPKNSRWNGLVYLHGLLPEKMDDTALNRLVVTSGDFGLAYLTERWAARFVSELFRNYVVCFVGYSINDPVLRYMMDALAADRMLGEVTLQAWALGDCEPGQEHRKTIEWEAKGVAPILYTVPAGSHDHSALHQTLHAWADTYRDGVQGKEAIVVKHSMAQPQDSTQQDDFVGRMVWALSDKTGLPAKRFADINPAPSLDWLLEPFVHERFGHSDLARFGVPPRDEEDTKLRFSLVRRPAPYDRAPTMLLVSGGFVSSQWDDCMFHLARWLVRHLDDPRLIIWIAERGGQLHDRLQWLIEHELDRFAALERDSKTSELDEIRLHSPRAIPGLQMRTLWRLLLGGRVKSLGHASDLYRWQGRLKREGMTATLRLELRDLLAPKVRLKKPFRWSGDDSNSTDVPMRIRQLVDWELELAAHHVHTTLRSLADEPWKSALPHLIDDFHQLLRDALDILRELGEADDRSDRSHWDLPSITPHWQNRGFRDWVTLIELLRDAWLAVHATDFARSTRVAQAWFDLPYPTFKRLALFAASHDDCIPPEQWVDWLLADDAWWLWTTDLGREVYRLFVLQGRHLTGAVQARLEVAILAGPPREMYRADLDVDCWKELESRSVWLHLAKLKSSGLPLGASAAARLEEIANAYPQWQLAINESDEFSHWMSGTGDPDYENSRDVDIAPRKRRELVEWLTKPPPERRPLYEDTWSDVCRTRFFHCLFALCDLARNDVWPAGRWREALQTWAEDSMVLRSWQYAAPVVQAMPDAMLQEIDHAVTWWMKVGSKSINRHEDILLDLCRRVLALPLETDSGSRIIRSGVEIYDPVSSAINHPIGHVTQALINLWFRQTPKDNDLLPEELKPIFTALCDEQLDRFRHGRVLLCSRLVAFFRVDRLWTEQHLLPLFSWSKPVEAKAAWEGFLWSPRLHQPLLTAFKSQFLDSVNHYADMGEHRQQFATFLTYAALGPTEAYTVEEFRSAISVLPKEGLEVSAQALSQALAGAADQAEDYWKNRAQPFWQQIWPKSRDLATPRIAESLARVVIAARGEFPAALVAVQDWLQPLEHPDYVIHLLHESGLCRHFPAEALLLLNAVISDQQWAPRELGQCLDEIVETAPQFGQDIHYRRLQEYYRRHRM, encoded by the coding sequence ATGCAGTTCATAACCAGTGGCCCCGATATTCCGGATGAGCTCTTGCAGGCTCATGAGGATGGGCGTGTGGTATTTTTTTGTGGTGCGGGCATTTCTTATCCCGCTGGCCTGCCAGGATTCAAGGGTTTGGTGGAGGAAATCTATCGACTGAATGGGGCGGTATTTTCAGAAATTGAGGAAGATGCCTTCGAGCATGGCCAGTTCGACGCAACACTTGATCTACTGGAGCGTCGCCTCCCGGGGCAGCGCCTAGCTGTGCGAAGTAAGCTGGCAGAGGCGCTGAAACCGAAACTCCGCCGCAAGGGTGCTACCGATACGCAAGCTGCGCTGTTGCGCTTGGCTCGCAGCCGCGAGGGTGCCCTGCGGTTGGTCACCACCAACTTTGATCGCATCTTTCATGTAGCGGCCAAACGTATGGGCCAAGCGTTCCAGACCTATTCCGCCCCGATGCTCCCAATTCCGAAGAATAGCCGCTGGAATGGGCTGGTCTATCTGCATGGCCTGCTGCCCGAAAAGATGGACGACACTGCACTGAACCGTCTAGTCGTCACCAGTGGTGATTTTGGTTTGGCATACTTAACGGAACGCTGGGCGGCCCGCTTCGTGAGCGAGTTGTTCCGCAACTACGTTGTCTGCTTCGTAGGTTACAGCATCAACGACCCAGTGCTCCGCTACATGATGGATGCACTGGCAGCTGATCGGATGCTAGGTGAGGTGACACTGCAGGCCTGGGCCCTGGGTGATTGCGAGCCGGGGCAAGAGCACCGTAAGACCATTGAGTGGGAGGCCAAGGGTGTTGCTCCTATCCTCTACACAGTACCGGCTGGCAGCCATGACCATTCTGCACTGCACCAAACCCTCCACGCTTGGGCAGACACCTACCGAGACGGGGTACAGGGCAAAGAGGCCATCGTCGTTAAACATTCGATGGCCCAGCCACAAGACAGCACGCAGCAGGACGATTTCGTCGGACGAATGGTGTGGGCTTTATCGGACAAAACAGGTTTGCCGGCCAAGAGATTTGCAGATATCAATCCCGCCCCTTCACTGGACTGGCTGTTGGAGCCCTTCGTGCATGAGCGCTTTGGGCACAGTGATCTGGCACGCTTCGGCGTACCGCCCCGGGATGAGGAGGACACCAAGCTGCGCTTCAGTCTCGTTCGACGGCCTGCGCCCTATGACCGCGCACCTACAATGCTGCTCGTCTCTGGAGGTTTCGTTAGCAGCCAATGGGATGATTGTATGTTTCACCTCGCCCGCTGGCTGGTGCGCCATCTGGATGACCCCAGATTAATTATCTGGATTGCTGAACGCGGAGGGCAGTTGCACGACCGTTTGCAGTGGTTGATTGAGCACGAACTGGATCGCTTTGCCGCGCTGGAGCGGGATAGCAAGACTTCCGAGCTCGATGAAATTCGCTTGCATTCCCCTAGGGCCATCCCCGGTCTGCAAATGCGTACCTTGTGGCGGCTGCTGCTTGGTGGCCGAGTGAAATCTCTTGGGCATGCGTCGGACCTGTATCGCTGGCAGGGCCGTCTTAAACGTGAAGGAATGACAGCAACACTCCGCCTTGAGTTGCGCGATTTACTCGCGCCCAAGGTGAGACTAAAGAAGCCGTTTCGCTGGAGCGGCGATGATTCTAATAGCACTGACGTGCCCATGCGAATCAGGCAGTTGGTGGATTGGGAGCTCGAGTTGGCTGCTCATCATGTGCATACGACCCTGCGGAGCCTTGCCGATGAGCCATGGAAATCTGCGCTGCCGCATTTGATCGATGATTTCCATCAACTGTTGCGCGATGCTCTGGACATTTTACGTGAATTGGGCGAGGCCGATGACCGTAGCGATCGTTCACACTGGGACCTACCGTCAATCACGCCCCACTGGCAGAACCGGGGTTTCCGAGACTGGGTGACCCTGATCGAGTTACTGCGCGATGCATGGCTGGCAGTTCACGCAACCGACTTCGCGCGCTCCACTCGAGTCGCTCAAGCTTGGTTTGACTTACCGTACCCAACCTTCAAGCGCCTTGCCCTTTTTGCCGCGAGCCACGACGATTGCATTCCGCCTGAGCAGTGGGTGGATTGGCTCTTGGCCGACGACGCGTGGTGGTTGTGGACCACAGATTTGGGGCGTGAGGTATACAGGCTCTTCGTTCTGCAGGGACGACATTTGACCGGGGCCGTTCAGGCGCGCTTGGAGGTTGCCATCTTGGCGGGGCCGCCCCGCGAGATGTATCGGGCTGACTTGGACGTAGATTGCTGGAAGGAGTTGGAGAGTCGCTCTGTTTGGCTTCATCTGGCCAAGCTGAAAAGTTCTGGTTTACCTTTAGGTGCATCTGCAGCGGCACGCCTAGAGGAGATCGCCAATGCCTATCCGCAATGGCAATTGGCAATCAACGAAAGTGACGAGTTCTCACACTGGATGAGTGGCACTGGCGATCCGGATTATGAGAATAGCCGGGACGTCGACATTGCGCCTCGCAAGAGGCGGGAATTAGTAGAATGGCTCACAAAGCCGCCTCCCGAGCGGCGCCCTTTATATGAAGATACGTGGAGTGACGTTTGTCGTACGCGTTTTTTTCACTGTCTTTTTGCGCTATGCGACTTGGCACGAAATGACGTGTGGCCCGCAGGTCGATGGCGTGAAGCGCTGCAGACGTGGGCGGAAGACAGTATGGTGTTGCGCTCTTGGCAATATGCTGCTCCGGTAGTGCAGGCCATGCCAGACGCTATGCTGCAAGAGATTGACCATGCAGTGACTTGGTGGATGAAGGTCGGATCTAAATCCATCAACCGCCATGAGGATATCTTGCTGGACCTTTGCCGTCGCGTGCTGGCACTGCCGTTGGAAACTGACTCAGGTTCCCGCATCATCCGTAGTGGCGTCGAGATCTATGACCCTGTCAGCTCTGCCATCAATCATCCCATCGGACATGTCACCCAGGCTCTAATCAACTTGTGGTTCAGGCAGACCCCGAAGGACAACGACCTGCTTCCTGAGGAGCTCAAGCCAATCTTTACTGCTCTGTGTGATGAACAATTGGATCGCTTTCGCCACGGCCGGGTGCTGCTGTGTTCGCGTCTGGTTGCATTTTTCCGAGTGGACCGCCTCTGGACTGAGCAGCACCTGTTGCCGTTGTTTAGTTGGAGCAAGCCCGTCGAAGCAAAGGCCGCGTGGGAGGGTTTTCTCTGGTCGCCGCGCTTGCACCAGCCGTTGCTAACCGCCTTCAAGTCGCAATTCCTAGATAGCGTAAACCACTATGCTGATATGGGCGAGCATCGCCAGCAGTTCGCGACTTTTTTGACTTATGCGGCATTAGGGCCGACAGAGGCATACACCGTGGAGGAGTTCCGGTCTGCGATTAGTGTTCTCCCCAAAGAGGGCCTGGAGGTGTCCGCGCAGGCGCTCTCCCAGGCATTAGCAGGCGCAGCCGATCAAGCTGAGGACTACTGGAAAAACCGTGCTCAGCCGTTCTGGCAACAGATATGGCCAAAGTCCCGGGACCTGGCCACGCCGCGCATAGCCGAGTCTTTGGCTCGTGTGGTGATTGCCGCCAGAGGTGAATTCCCAGCGGCCTTGGTCGCAGTGCAGGATTGGCTGCAACCGCTTGAGCACCCAGACTATGTCATACACTTGCTACACGAATCCGGTTTGTGCAGACACTTCCCTGCTGAGGCGTTACTTCTACTAAATGCCGTTATTTCCGATCAACAGTGGGCTCCCCGGGAATTGGGCCAGTGCTTGGACGAGATTGTGGAAACTGCGCCACAGTTTGGACAGGATATCCATTACCGGCGACTACAAGAGTACTACCGGAGGCACCGGATGTGA